A single region of the Chelmon rostratus isolate fCheRos1 chromosome 5, fCheRos1.pri, whole genome shotgun sequence genome encodes:
- the ulk1a gene encoding serine/threonine-protein kinase ULK1a isoform X2, with protein MESVGKFEFSRKDLIGHGAFAVVFKGRHKEKRDWEVAVKCINKKNLAKSQSLLGKEIKILKELKHENIVRLLDYQEMGGCVYLVMEYCNGGDLAEYLHSKGTLSEDTIRIFLLQIAQAMKVLQSKGILHRDLKPQNILLCHPEGRRSSPVNTCVKIADFGFARHLQTNTMAATLCGSPMYMAPEVIMSQHYDAKADLWSIGTIVYQCLTGKAPFHASTPQELRLFYESNRTLLPSIPKETSHNLRQLLLALLQRNHKDRISFDEFFHHPFLETSSSTKKCSPAPALSYPSSGSASSSSSSSTSHLASPQHSDGEMHRLQPKARFSPTLKEIANQDSRNTSSYTEEYVMVPAQFPSGYTCEVEAASPIESCLIYSGCSLLAERSPGAAGKTPPPSPLLHPPSKPVGKPVECVARNCSQTVPIPVPTQIQNYQRMEQNLQPVGVHGSTRVTLCCAGSSRESSPQCGGCRAPAAGVLHNFPRLATGGARPQQHSPRVGTTPKTSEQTLPFSTRTGLLTGSPATHNTSSPKVQSRMPNRTRTVLDLQSLDPSPASHTNVSRKSANKKGPFKRSLSTGRLSDMLLKAAFGAHLFEEGSDDSLTWEKSMDITAPPAGGPRGFQYSDSPPPAVFTLGSPSKGDTPQVFSGSPSYINSAWLFNSRPLQGGSRRNSETEAMDATPHCSLVFHPPELPEDTLMEQAHTDALSDLRFTLAFVHCVMELASSKDPGLGAISSPDVSFLEQSLVTDQISLLSKEWSYAEQLVLYMKAEEFLSSALHTAKENIKQGQLLPSATVKQVIRKLNELYKNCVTYCRSLNHRLQTFLLDKQKLMDRFNGLTAEKLIYSHTVHMVQSAALDEMFHYGTPSVQRYHKALLLMEGLSRIITEQKDIDSIDKCKQCIERRLSALQT; from the exons atggAGTCTGTCGGGAAGTTTGAGTTCAGCAGGAAGGACCTGATTGGTCACGGTGCCTTCGCTGTTGTGTTCAAAGGCAGACATAAAGAG AAGCGTGACTGGGAAGTTGCTGTAAAGTGTATCAACAAGAAAAACTTGGCCAAATCACAGTCTCTGCTGGGTAAAGAGATCAAAATATTAAAG gAGCTCAAACATGAGAATATAGTCAGACTACTCGACTATCAG GAAATGGGAGGATGTGTGTATCTCGTCATGGAG TACTGCAACGGAGGCGACCTGGCAGAGTACCTCCACT CTAAGGGCACGTTAAGTGAGGACACCATCCGcatattcctgctgcagatcGCTCAGGCCATGAAGGTCCTGCAGAGCAAAGGCATCCTGCACAGAGACCTGAAACCCCAGAACATCCTGCTGTGCCACCCAGAGGGGCGCAGGTCCAGTCCCGTCAATACCTGCGTTAAGATAG CTGACTTTGGGTTTGCACGTCACCTCCAGACAAACACTATGGCCGCCACACTGTGTGGCTCGCCCATGTACATG GCTCCCGAGGTCATCATGTCCCAGCACTATGATGCCAAGGCCGATCTGTGGAGCATCGGGACTATCGTGTACCAGTGTCTGACCGGAAAGGCGCCGTTCCAC gccAGCACACCGCAGGAGCTCCGTCTGTTTTATGAAAGCAACAGGACCCTCTTACCCAG CATCCCGAAGGAGACTTCTCATAACctgagacagctgctgctggcgctgctgcagagaaaccaCAAAGACCGGATCAGCTTTG ATGAGTTTTTCCACCATCCTTTCTTGGAGACGAGCTCCTCCACGAAGAAAT GCTCTCCAGCTCCCGCGCTCTCCTACCCCAGTTCAGGCTCAGCCAGTTCCTCTAGCAGCTCCTCCACGTCCCACCTGGCCTCCCCTCAA CATTCCGATGGAGAGATGCACCGACTTCAGCCCAAAGCTCGTTTTTCCCCGACGCTGAAGGAAATAGCCAATCAAGACAGCAGGAACACCTCGTCGTACACCGAGGAATATGTCATGGTGCCGGCCCAGTTTCCCA GTGGGTACACGTGTGAGGTGGAAGCTGCGTCACCCATTGAGAGTTGCCTGATATACAGCGG GTGCTCACTCCTGGCTGAAAGAAGCCCCGGAGCTGCAGGAAAGacacctccaccctctccccTGCTGCACCCTCCCTCCAAGCCTGTTGG CAAGCCCGTTGAATGTGTCGCTCGTAACTGCAGCCAAACGGTGCCCATCCCTGTCCCGACTCAGATCCAGAACTACCAGCGTATGGAGCAGAACCTGCAGCCGGTTGGCGTGCACGGCTCCACCAG GGTCACGCTCTGCtgtgctggcagcagcagagaaagctCCCCGCAgtgtggaggctgcagagctccagctgcaggagtCCTCCACAACTTTCCAAGGCTGGCAACCGGAGGAGCCCGCCCGCAGCAGCACTCCCCTCGAG TCGGAACGACCCCCAAGACCTCAGAGCAGACTCTGCCGTTCAGCACGAGAACTGGACTTCTCACCGGCTCTCCTGCCACGCACAACACCTCCAGCCCCAAG GTTCAATCAAGAATGCCAAACCGAACCAGGACAGTTCTGGACCTGCAGTCACTTGACCCGTCTCCTGCTTCCCACACTAACGTCAGCAGGAAATCGGCCAATAAAAAGGGCCCTTTTAAAAG GTCACTGAGCACAGGCAGGCTGTCTGACATGCTCCTGAAGGCGGCCTTTGGAGCTCACCTTTTTGAAGAGGGGAGCGACGACAGCCTCACCTGGGAGAAGAGCATGGATATAACAG ctccacctgctggtgGTCCTCGAGGCTTTCAGTACTCAGACAGCCCTCCTCCTGCAGTCTTCACGTTGGGTTCTCCATCCAAAGGAGACACTCCTCAGGTGTTCTCAG GCTCCCCCAGCTACATTAACTCAGCCTGGCTATTCAACAGTCGCCCTCTCCagggaggaagccggagaaaCAGTGAGACTGAAGCCATGGACGCTACTCCGCACTGCAGCCTGGTCTTTCACCCTCCAGAGCTCCCTGAAGACACACTGATGGAG caggCTCATACAGACGCTCTGAGTGACCTGCGTTTCACCTTGGCTTTTGTCCACTGTGTCATGGAACTGGCTTCCTCTAAGGACCCAGGTCTGGGTGCCATCAGCAGTCCTGATGTTTCCTTTCTAGAGCAGAGCTTGGTGACAGATCAGATCAGCCTTCTGAGTAAAGAGTGGAG CTATGCAGAGCAGTTAGTGTTGTACATGAAGGCTGAAGAGTTTCTGTCGTCGGCCCTGCACACTGCGAAAGAGAACATCAAACAAGGCCAACTCCTTCCCTCTGCTACAGTCAAACAAG TGATCAGGAAGCTGAACGAATTGTACAAGAACTGTGTCACATACTGCCGCTCACTCAACCATCGGCTGCAGACCTTCTTGCTTGACAAACAGAAGCTTATGGATCGCTTCAATGGACTCACAGCAGAGAAGCTCATCTACAGCCACACCGTGCACATG GTCCAGTCTGCTGCTTTGGATGAGATGTTCCACTATGGCACGCCATCAGTCCAGCGCTACCACAAAGCCCTTTTGCTGATGGAGGGTCTGTCACGAATCATCACGGAGCAAAAGGACATTGACAGCATAGATAAAT GTAAGCAGTGTATTGAGCGacgcctctctgctctgcagactTAA
- the ulk1a gene encoding serine/threonine-protein kinase ULK1a isoform X1, translated as MESVGKFEFSRKDLIGHGAFAVVFKGRHKEKRDWEVAVKCINKKNLAKSQSLLGKEIKILKELKHENIVRLLDYQEMGGCVYLVMEYCNGGDLAEYLHSKGTLSEDTIRIFLLQIAQAMKVLQSKGILHRDLKPQNILLCHPEGRRSSPVNTCVKIADFGFARHLQTNTMAATLCGSPMYMAPEVIMSQHYDAKADLWSIGTIVYQCLTGKAPFHASTPQELRLFYESNRTLLPSIPKETSHNLRQLLLALLQRNHKDRISFDEFFHHPFLETSSSTKKCSPAPALSYPSSGSASSSSSSSTSHLASPQHSDGEMHRLQPKARFSPTLKEIANQDSRNTSSYTEEYVMVPAQFPSGYTCEVEAASPIESCLIYSGCSLLAERSPGAAGKTPPPSPLLHPPSKPVGKPVECVARNCSQTVPIPVPTQIQNYQRMEQNLQPVGVHGSTRVTLCCAGSSRESSPQCGGCRAPAAGVLHNFPRLATGGARPQQHSPRVGTTPKTSEQTLPFSTRTGLLTGSPATHNTSSPKQVQSRMPNRTRTVLDLQSLDPSPASHTNVSRKSANKKGPFKRSLSTGRLSDMLLKAAFGAHLFEEGSDDSLTWEKSMDITAPPAGGPRGFQYSDSPPPAVFTLGSPSKGDTPQVFSGSPSYINSAWLFNSRPLQGGSRRNSETEAMDATPHCSLVFHPPELPEDTLMEQAHTDALSDLRFTLAFVHCVMELASSKDPGLGAISSPDVSFLEQSLVTDQISLLSKEWSYAEQLVLYMKAEEFLSSALHTAKENIKQGQLLPSATVKQVIRKLNELYKNCVTYCRSLNHRLQTFLLDKQKLMDRFNGLTAEKLIYSHTVHMVQSAALDEMFHYGTPSVQRYHKALLLMEGLSRIITEQKDIDSIDKCKQCIERRLSALQT; from the exons atggAGTCTGTCGGGAAGTTTGAGTTCAGCAGGAAGGACCTGATTGGTCACGGTGCCTTCGCTGTTGTGTTCAAAGGCAGACATAAAGAG AAGCGTGACTGGGAAGTTGCTGTAAAGTGTATCAACAAGAAAAACTTGGCCAAATCACAGTCTCTGCTGGGTAAAGAGATCAAAATATTAAAG gAGCTCAAACATGAGAATATAGTCAGACTACTCGACTATCAG GAAATGGGAGGATGTGTGTATCTCGTCATGGAG TACTGCAACGGAGGCGACCTGGCAGAGTACCTCCACT CTAAGGGCACGTTAAGTGAGGACACCATCCGcatattcctgctgcagatcGCTCAGGCCATGAAGGTCCTGCAGAGCAAAGGCATCCTGCACAGAGACCTGAAACCCCAGAACATCCTGCTGTGCCACCCAGAGGGGCGCAGGTCCAGTCCCGTCAATACCTGCGTTAAGATAG CTGACTTTGGGTTTGCACGTCACCTCCAGACAAACACTATGGCCGCCACACTGTGTGGCTCGCCCATGTACATG GCTCCCGAGGTCATCATGTCCCAGCACTATGATGCCAAGGCCGATCTGTGGAGCATCGGGACTATCGTGTACCAGTGTCTGACCGGAAAGGCGCCGTTCCAC gccAGCACACCGCAGGAGCTCCGTCTGTTTTATGAAAGCAACAGGACCCTCTTACCCAG CATCCCGAAGGAGACTTCTCATAACctgagacagctgctgctggcgctgctgcagagaaaccaCAAAGACCGGATCAGCTTTG ATGAGTTTTTCCACCATCCTTTCTTGGAGACGAGCTCCTCCACGAAGAAAT GCTCTCCAGCTCCCGCGCTCTCCTACCCCAGTTCAGGCTCAGCCAGTTCCTCTAGCAGCTCCTCCACGTCCCACCTGGCCTCCCCTCAA CATTCCGATGGAGAGATGCACCGACTTCAGCCCAAAGCTCGTTTTTCCCCGACGCTGAAGGAAATAGCCAATCAAGACAGCAGGAACACCTCGTCGTACACCGAGGAATATGTCATGGTGCCGGCCCAGTTTCCCA GTGGGTACACGTGTGAGGTGGAAGCTGCGTCACCCATTGAGAGTTGCCTGATATACAGCGG GTGCTCACTCCTGGCTGAAAGAAGCCCCGGAGCTGCAGGAAAGacacctccaccctctccccTGCTGCACCCTCCCTCCAAGCCTGTTGG CAAGCCCGTTGAATGTGTCGCTCGTAACTGCAGCCAAACGGTGCCCATCCCTGTCCCGACTCAGATCCAGAACTACCAGCGTATGGAGCAGAACCTGCAGCCGGTTGGCGTGCACGGCTCCACCAG GGTCACGCTCTGCtgtgctggcagcagcagagaaagctCCCCGCAgtgtggaggctgcagagctccagctgcaggagtCCTCCACAACTTTCCAAGGCTGGCAACCGGAGGAGCCCGCCCGCAGCAGCACTCCCCTCGAG TCGGAACGACCCCCAAGACCTCAGAGCAGACTCTGCCGTTCAGCACGAGAACTGGACTTCTCACCGGCTCTCCTGCCACGCACAACACCTCCAGCCCCAAG CAGGTTCAATCAAGAATGCCAAACCGAACCAGGACAGTTCTGGACCTGCAGTCACTTGACCCGTCTCCTGCTTCCCACACTAACGTCAGCAGGAAATCGGCCAATAAAAAGGGCCCTTTTAAAAG GTCACTGAGCACAGGCAGGCTGTCTGACATGCTCCTGAAGGCGGCCTTTGGAGCTCACCTTTTTGAAGAGGGGAGCGACGACAGCCTCACCTGGGAGAAGAGCATGGATATAACAG ctccacctgctggtgGTCCTCGAGGCTTTCAGTACTCAGACAGCCCTCCTCCTGCAGTCTTCACGTTGGGTTCTCCATCCAAAGGAGACACTCCTCAGGTGTTCTCAG GCTCCCCCAGCTACATTAACTCAGCCTGGCTATTCAACAGTCGCCCTCTCCagggaggaagccggagaaaCAGTGAGACTGAAGCCATGGACGCTACTCCGCACTGCAGCCTGGTCTTTCACCCTCCAGAGCTCCCTGAAGACACACTGATGGAG caggCTCATACAGACGCTCTGAGTGACCTGCGTTTCACCTTGGCTTTTGTCCACTGTGTCATGGAACTGGCTTCCTCTAAGGACCCAGGTCTGGGTGCCATCAGCAGTCCTGATGTTTCCTTTCTAGAGCAGAGCTTGGTGACAGATCAGATCAGCCTTCTGAGTAAAGAGTGGAG CTATGCAGAGCAGTTAGTGTTGTACATGAAGGCTGAAGAGTTTCTGTCGTCGGCCCTGCACACTGCGAAAGAGAACATCAAACAAGGCCAACTCCTTCCCTCTGCTACAGTCAAACAAG TGATCAGGAAGCTGAACGAATTGTACAAGAACTGTGTCACATACTGCCGCTCACTCAACCATCGGCTGCAGACCTTCTTGCTTGACAAACAGAAGCTTATGGATCGCTTCAATGGACTCACAGCAGAGAAGCTCATCTACAGCCACACCGTGCACATG GTCCAGTCTGCTGCTTTGGATGAGATGTTCCACTATGGCACGCCATCAGTCCAGCGCTACCACAAAGCCCTTTTGCTGATGGAGGGTCTGTCACGAATCATCACGGAGCAAAAGGACATTGACAGCATAGATAAAT GTAAGCAGTGTATTGAGCGacgcctctctgctctgcagactTAA